The segment GCGCGCGATTTTGGCATTCCGGCCATTGCGGTTGCCTTTGAAGTCGATGATACACATGCAAAAAATCTGGGCGCGGACGGGGTTGTTACTGCATTTGAAACTCTGCCGGACGTGATCGGAAAAATCGTCAAACAGGCTGCTTGACACCCCCGGATCACCTCCTTATAACCCCGCGCTACCGACGGAAAACAAGCCACCCAACCGGGCCGCGATTTCCGAATTCGGGCGTATAGCTCAGTTGGTTAGAGCGTTCCCTTCACACGGGAGAGGTCACAAGTTCGAATCTTGTTACGCCCACCATTTTCCCAAACAATCGATCCTTTCACATAATTGCCCGCGCAATCCACCCGCGGGGAAACTGACCGTCTTTATTATGTGTGAAGAACAAAAAACCGGTCAGCAGTTTCCTGCCGACCGGTCGGAGTGCGCAATCAACGCTATCGCGTCTTGCGGGAGATTTGATCTAGTGGCTGTCTTTCGGAATTTCCTTGCCACGATGACCGACGAGGAAGTCGAAATCGGCCCCCTTGTCCGCTCCAATAACGCTTTTGTAATACAGGTACGCATAGCCACTTTCGGGTACCGGCACCGTTGATTTCCAGTTATCAAGGCGCTTTTTAAGCTCCTCGTCACTGATATCGAGATGCAGTTTGCGGTTTGGCACATCCAGCTCGATCATGTCGCCATTCTGCACCACCGCCAACGGGCCACCAGCAGCAGCTTCGGGGGATGTATGAAGGACAACCGTGCCATAGGCCGTGCCGCTCATGCGGGCATCGGAAATACGCACCATGTCGGTAATGCCCTTGCGCAGTACTTTGGGCGGTAGCCCCATATTGCCGACTTCGGCCATCCCCGGATAGCCTTTCGGCCCGCAGTTTTTCAGGACCATGATGCAGTTTTCATCGATATCAAGGTTCTCGTCATAGATCTTGGCCTTGTAATCATCGATGTCTTCAAACACCACCGCACGACCGCGATGGGTCAGGAGCGCCGGTGTTGCCGCCGACGGTTTCAAAACCGCACCATTGGGCGCAAGGTTGCCTTTGACAACCGCGATGCCGCCGCTTTGGGTCAGGGCCTTTTCGAACGGGCGAATGACATCGTCATTCCAGTTCTGCACATCCTTGACCTGATCCCACATGGTGTCGCCCGAAACGGTCAGTGCATCATTATGCAGCTTGCCCGCCTCGCCCAGCGCCTTGATCACGACGGGCAAACCACCAGCATAGAAGAATTCCTCCATCAGGTATTTGCCCGATGGCTGCAGATTCACAATCGTCGGAATATCACGGCCCAGACGGTCCCAATCATCAAGTGTCAGGTCGATGCCAACACGCCCGGCAATGGCGAGCAAATGGATCACCGCATTGGTCGAACCGCCAATCGCACCATTGACCCGGATCGCGTTTTCAAACGCTTCCTTGGTCATGACGTCCGATGGTTTCAGATCATCCTTGACCATCTGCACGATCCGGCGGCCCGTCACATGCGCCATCACGCGGCGGCGGCTATCCACGGCTGGGATCGCGGCATTGCCCGAAAGCGCCATGCCCAATGCCTCGGCCATGCTGGCCATGGTGGATGCGGTGCCCATCGTGTTGCACGAACCGGGCGAACGCGACATGGCGATTTCGGCTTCAAGGAAATCCTCGGTGCTGATCTTGCCAGCCTTGCGGTCTTCGGAAAGCTGCCAAAGCGACGTGCCCGAACCGATATCCTGCCCGCGCCATTTACCGTTCAGCATCGGCCCGCCGGTAACCACGATCGCCGGGATATCAACGCTGGCAGCCCCCATCAGAAGTGCCGGGGTGGTTTTGTCACAGCCCACCATCAGAACCACACCGTCAAGCGGCGTTCCGCGCAGCGCTTCTTCAACATCCATGGCCGCAAGGTTGCGGAACATCATGGCGGTCGGGCGCAATGTGCTCTCACCCGCCGAGAAAACCGGGAATTCAAGCGGCAAGCCACCGGCTTCGTAAATGCCGTGCTTGACGCGCTCCGCCAGATCGCGCAAATGCGCGTTGCAGGGGGTCAATTGCGACCAGGTATTGCAAATCCCGATCACCGGACGACCGTCAAACAAATCGGACGGCAGGCCCTGATTC is part of the Thalassospira lucentensis genome and harbors:
- the araD gene encoding L-arabinonate dehydratase, with product MTKFKPAAWPRVLRSQEGWFGGTSKDNIYHRSWMKNQGLPSDLFDGRPVIGICNTWSQLTPCNAHLRDLAERVKHGIYEAGGLPLEFPVFSAGESTLRPTAMMFRNLAAMDVEEALRGTPLDGVVLMVGCDKTTPALLMGAASVDIPAIVVTGGPMLNGKWRGQDIGSGTSLWQLSEDRKAGKISTEDFLEAEIAMSRSPGSCNTMGTASTMASMAEALGMALSGNAAIPAVDSRRRVMAHVTGRRIVQMVKDDLKPSDVMTKEAFENAIRVNGAIGGSTNAVIHLLAIAGRVGIDLTLDDWDRLGRDIPTIVNLQPSGKYLMEEFFYAGGLPVVIKALGEAGKLHNDALTVSGDTMWDQVKDVQNWNDDVIRPFEKALTQSGGIAVVKGNLAPNGAVLKPSAATPALLTHRGRAVVFEDIDDYKAKIYDENLDIDENCIMVLKNCGPKGYPGMAEVGNMGLPPKVLRKGITDMVRISDARMSGTAYGTVVLHTSPEAAAGGPLAVVQNGDMIELDVPNRKLHLDISDEELKKRLDNWKSTVPVPESGYAYLYYKSVIGADKGADFDFLVGHRGKEIPKDSH